The genomic stretch GGTATGTCCCATGGTCTGGAATTGAGTTCTGACTGCAGTAGTGGTGATTACAGCTGACAAATTTAGATTAAAAATTGGATTCTttaaatggaggggggggggaatctaaAGAAAATCTGAAGTAttccatgttttaaaatgttaccGCTTTCTAAAAGGCCCTGTTCTTTTTCACTAGTACACAGACAGTCAGATTTtgaattgaaaaaacaaaaaaagttgaatgTTCTGCAGCAAGAGATGATGTTTGAAAAGAAAGCACCACTACCAGTTCAGCAGAATCCTCTGGTGTGCTGGATAACCTGAGACTGAGGGAGGTTCCGCTCTGAACAGCTTACACTGAAATTCCTGAGCATTCTGGGCACCTCGGCTGAAGTGGAGTGTGTTTAATTGCCAGCAGGGAGCTTTGTATCATCTTGTGTTTTTGGCAGATAATCTGACAAGATGGTGCTAATACAGGTCGCTAAACTGAAGCAGAACTATTTTCCGTTACTTCTTCATGAGAACGTAGCCTATTTTGTTCCCCAGGTCATTCTTTCAGAATGAGAATGTGGCCATTAGTGTAAAATAAGGGTTTAATTGTTGGGATAACATACTGTACGTTATCTAAACTGTAGATACATGATCTAGGCTAGTTTTTATATTATGATGTGATAGTTTTATATCATTCTGTTTTGCTTACTTCTGGTCATTGTTTCAAATGATAATGATTCAATTGATTGACCTGTAGTaaatactgatttaaaaatattaaatatttgaatgtacTTTAAagtggtatttttgtaatatttttgtaatttttttgggCATTTCACAGCCCTAGCGTTGGCTGTGGCCAGCTGCCCTGTGGAGCGGCATTAAACTGGCTGAAGTGTTGACCAGGGAGGGGAGGttggcagtgtttttttccccacttcatTGCAGACGAGGGCTCCTATGGTTGCACAGGTGACAGTCAGCCTGCTCCAGCTGTGTAAGATTGAAGAGCGAATGAGTTTGTGACTGGCAGTTTGTCCAGCTTTGGTCACCGAGTGTAAATCGAGTTTGTGTCTCACTGTGCCAGTGTTTCAGCTCCAGGATTTCTGTGAACTTTGCCTCTGATTGTAGGGGGGAAACTAAACTCTTACAGCTGTATTTGTAATCCATTCGTACAAAGAAATTCCTAGTATGATTAGCAGTTTAAACATTGCCAGCCATCCAGTAACATTGCCAGCTATAGCAGTTGTGTGCTTTTTACAGACCTGTATTTACAAGCACTGTTGCTAATCCATTGGCTAGGAAAGTATGATGAATGCGCTTTTCCGGACTCTGTGGGAGGAAgacgttttgtgtttttgcgtcAACTACAGCAAATGCAGTTCAGTTAGGTGTAACATTGTGGACAACATATGGGACACAGCTGGTTTAAGAAGTGCCTGAGATCTTACAAGCTGAAGGCTCGCTTGAATTTTCAACAAATCCCTTTTCACTGGAAACGTCCATTATTGCGTATTGTTCTTCCTGTGAGTCCCATGGTCCTGTGATTGTAAATCATGTGAGTCAGTTGAATAATGGGTGTTTTGGAAGTGTCACACATCATACACAGTTGTATATtagcacttacacacacacataaatataaatatatacagtaaaagATATATAAAATCAATGTAGGTGTTCAAATCACTACAAGAACtttagcacattttttaaaaatggttttcagCTCAAGTTGTTGTACCTCGAAAGGTCACTTAATGTCATTTGTCATGAAATACACGTCTGATGTAATATGTGTAATGTCCTATGTATATGAACTAACagctgccccctctctctctgtgtcccgaCAGTCCTTGGAGAAAGTGAACATTGACCATAAGATGAGCATTCGCTTCATGCGCTAGAGCAGCGACTCACAGGATCCTGAGAGGCTAACTGGCCTTCATTTTCCAGAGAGCTGAAGGAACTACAGTACCGCCATTCTAAaaaagggatatttttcaaCTGGAATCTTTATCTGCAGTAAGCTCAAAGTGCCTGACACGTACATGCTGCTTTActgaatatataatattatgtttACCATGTTTACTACAGTTactgtttaaatatgtaattgaaTATTTAAGTATATTCGTGCAGAAGAATGTCAGAGGACTAAATTTGGCACTTTAAGTGTCActtattttgtgaaaacagtGAAATCTTAAAAGTAGCTGTAAGTTTCTAGAAATCCTTGTGAAGGAATAAACACTACTGAGTCCATATTTATTCAGGTGATCCCCCATAACGCCTGTCACTGAGTTTCCATTACTGGGAATTTATGCAACTAGAACATTGATTCCAAATAACCTGTGGGTGTTCCAAATGAAAGGACTTAACTGATGAAAAACAGCTACACTTAAAGTGTCAATCCTaaattttttcatattaaaaaaataccataTTTGATACTTCTacacaatgtcatttttgtAGCAATATCGATTCAACGTGTTATGTTGTATAATTGCTCCtctatatattttctgtataatCCCGCCAAATATTCAAATGTGGTGACGCACGCAGAAGAACGTGCTTGCCGAATGAGAGTGGAAGCGCCTAAAATCCAAAAAGTCtttaaaattaggtttgataTGTTGCTCTATATTACCGTGTCGGAGGACACTGTTGGCAGCCTTTAGGGAGTGTTCTTTTTCTAAAATACCAAATCCCAGCTGCAGCCTTGCGGTCTGTCTGTACAATGGATCCTTTATAAAGGTTCTGTCTGTGAACTTTAGTTTGTAGAATGCATATTTTGCTATgactcaaaaaaaagaaacatcgcTACTATAATTGTAACAATTGCACAAATGTACACATCCTATCCTAATGAAAGGGTTTTGTAAAATTTAGCATTTAATGCTTTGCGTTGATCAATTTTCATACCACGTTTCATACAAGTATGTGAATTGTGTTATATTTCCTAAAATCTGTAACAGTGCACTGTAtgtgaaataatgtgtgtgtgtggaatgacagtagtcgtttttttttttttaagacaaatTTGACTCATTAAATATTTGTGCTCTACCAAGGTaagaagttttttattttaataaaaaataagctgCAAGTACCCTATTCTCACAAAGACCAGTTATATGTCACCCCTGTGCTAcagaaatatacagtacagaaaatgaacagcagtaTGGTTTAATTGAGAATTAAAATATGTTGTCATCCTTGGATGTCACCCATCATTcagttattttacagttttaatttattaGGGTAGTGAATTGAAAGAGTGTAACCCCAACACTACACTTCCTTTACTTTGATATTCTCTGTGTGGTAAGAATTATTGAGTTTGACTTAATATGCAGTTGCAGACCTCTGTAAGTTACTGGACTGTTAAAAAACGATGTCTTTGGCAGAAATAAATGTcctaaatttgattaaaaatggtATCCTGGAGCAATTAAGTATTATTGTAAATATAGCAAGCTCATGCTCCAGATCAGTGGGATCAAAGTAATGTTCAATCACATCTTTAGAACAAGGTTCACCATTACACGCAACCACCATCTCTGAAGTCTGAGGTAACATCTCAATTTGACCACTAGGGGGGAGGGAAGGtcctaaaatgcattttgtgaaaacaataggatgtctgtgtgagcaggctgtgtgtaatctaaTGGCAGCTGAAATGTTTCACGTgactgcattgcattgcatctCAGTTCTTCCATGACTGGAAGTGTCATGTTTCAGCCATGCTACACTAAAGGACGACTCCCACCACACACAAACGATAGCACGCTTCTCTGCACTTTGCTTTTGATTAATCGAAGAAAAAACAAGCAGGTTGGGAAGATCGACCTGGATATCAGGAAGGAGGAGTTTGAGTAGGAGttcattttaacatgttttatttcaccAATACAAACAGTGAAAATTACACAGAGAGGCCACACAGTGGTTTGTGTTATGAAGTCAggcaggtttttctttttttctttttgcctacTTATGCTTGGGGAGGCAGGCAGTAAGAAGAGAGTACAAGGAGTATGCTgttcctaaaataaataaatacacatacaaaaagACAAGTCATCATATGAGTGTATGAGCATATGAGTTCTGAGCtcttaaattaaatacagtGTAGTTACGGCGGTGATCCCCACCTGCAATAGTGATCGTCATGGTGAAGCGGTAAAGAAGGACATCAACAGTCCCTCCCTTGACGTGAACAGGCAGGCCGTTGTCCGCCTGAAACCATAGAAAGAAGGACACACAGTTATTAACCCTTAACCGCACAGCCCAACGTTGCTCTAATGGCTCTGGCCCAAAACTTGTGGCCTGTTGAACCTTTCTCCATGCTGAAGGCGCTGAACAGTGCAAGATAGTTTTTCGACATGTTTCTCATTTACACACCTGAGATGCCACAGAACAGAagattatgtattttaatttgacacACTATAAGTGTCTGGGATGTCATGAACATGTTGCAGTGACGTTGCACAAGCACATTATGAGAATATGAAAAAGAAGGAATTACCAGTGCAGAGCTCATTCAGTGGCCAAACAAGATTTGTCCTGGAGAGCACAGTGGCAGTGCACTTATTAGTCACCGCATACTGTACATTCCACTTGCCTGGAATAACCTCTGGTGCTCTGGTACCTTGTTCCTCATCTGCCTGGTCGTCGTGCTGAAGGCACGGACCGCGAGCTGCTGAAGGTTCTGGAAACAGGGACAGAATTTGGCGCAGGTGGAAAATCAGACCTTTCCACAAGCAATGGGAGAATGGAGTAACGCAAGCTCTGTAATGCGTGGAGCTACGGAACGCTGTCAAGTTATATGTTTGGACCAATCAAAAGGTTTTGCCCTCTGTAACGAAATACACATATTGGCTCCAACCAGTGAGCTCATAGTAGCATATCGTACCTCTGTCTATTGTTGGTGTCATGAAGCCTCATTCTCCCTCAACTACTTTCAACTGCTCTATCTGATAAGGTGAATGATTTACAAGGAATTAAATAAGTGGGAGGTCGATAAAACAAAGTCCCTTGGAAGTCCTTAAGTCCACCCCAGTTTCTAAACCATGCGGTTCACCCAGACCACCTGGCAATGTGCCCTCAAGCCTCTCCTTTATAATGGAGGTCCTCAGGCAGAAGAAGCTGTTAggagcagtgtttgtgtgctgtgccTAAATGAGCTGTGTTCCCTGTAAATCAAGTGgtatatatgaatatttatagtTATATTAACTCCCATTCCAACGCAACCAAGCTAAACCACTCCTGGTAATATCAATCTGATGGTTAGATAAATTAAGAGGATATGCACACCTCTTTACATATGAAGTAATtccatacaaataaaacaatgagtACAGTTTAATATCATAATGTAGCTTAAATGTATTATGATATCGTCCTCTGATGTAACATtacctttttttcccactttctACTGGTAATCCGCTAAAGCATTTCATAGTCATGTTCTGACCTACCAAGGTGAAGGCCTGTGACAAATATCAGATTTCAAAATAACCACCAAACCCACTCCTTGCTACAGGCCACAGTCACAGAGAGTGTGACCCACACAGAGACTGGAATGTCAGGAAGCTCTGCGCATGAATGCCCCTGCTGTCATTGCCCCAGTAGGCATGAAGTACTCCTTCACCTGAAATACCCCACAAAACCAAACAGACcagcaaagaaagaaatgtaaGCAGTGTATGAGCACTATTGGATTGgctatcagtttttttttaagaagggggggggggagttgagCACCTGCGTCAAAGAGCACTTTCACTTctttcaaaaatagaaaataaacttCCCCTGTTGAGGGGAATAAAAGGAGCGAACTTCATCTCAGTTCCCCTTCACTAAAGTGTCTGGGGTCAGCtcattattcatttctttttttgggggggtgggggggatcaAGGGTATAGGGTAGGAGATTTTAAATTATTAGGCACAGTCCAGCCTTTTAGTAGTTTCTTAGTTCTAACAGTTTTCTGAACCATTAGTTGTTATTTTAGCCATTCTTGACATCACTactgtgtatatactgtatatatacttaCAATTACACAATCAATCCTCACTGTTGAATCAAAGTTCACCACCCACTCCAACCAATAACTAGTTTTTTGTTGCTCATACAATTCTCTATATATAGAAGCTATTCATTCCACATTTGTTTCTGAACTATATTGTTAACAGAGATATGATATcaataaaacatacagttcaaaACAATGCCCCTGTAAATCCCAGACAACAGCTGAGTGAAACAAGCTATCCCAATTAACTTCGATATTTTGGTCTGCATTGTGTGTTTACTTGGCTGCTGGCACTAAAGTTTATATGATCTTTCATTCTTGTTTGTCAAGGTCAAATTGGGACAGAAAGCCAATATGGGCAGAATGAAAACACCCACCAGCCAATGAGTACTACTCTGTTCACTGAACTATCAAATCATATTACTCGGTCTacaggggaggagggagggactgATCCTTGTGTCATCTGAAGGGGTTAGCTTACCACCAGCCACCATCTTGGCTGCAACTGTCAAAACTAAATGTAGAAACATCTCGATGTTTTATCTTGATATGGGAGTTGTGACATGCTCTCACTAAAACATTATACTTGTAACACAGGAagtacaaatgaaatgaaagcatacCCACAATGTGATCAAATATTTCTGCTGTATTTCCTTATTTAGGTGCACTTTTAAGGACATGTTTGCGATTCCTGCCTAGACAAAATACCATCTCCAATAAGTGAGGTTATGCTGTGAATAGCCTGTGCATTGGAGACCAAAAATATGCCAAAATGGTAGCCTGAACAAGCTATGATACAAGTAAAGGCCTTCATTCAGGAGCGGACATTTGCAAGGACAACCATTTCTGGTTCAGAATCCAGGAACAGTGAACACTAAAATCTGTTGGAATGCATAACACATCCGACCTTCCAGCAAACAATAAAAAGCCTGTGACCTGCTTTCCTGTATCATGACATTCCAAAACCCTACCATCTGTTTTCATAATCATAAACTGTGAACATCTATCAACCATTTTGACAAGTAAAACTCGCCCATAGTGTCAAATAAGGACAGAGCGATTCGGTCTATATTTTATCTACACACGTCATGTCAGGCAAATGAAAGTCCTTAGTACACACAGAAAAGTACAGGAAGTCACACCAGGGAGTTACCCTCATTTTCAACCATGCTAGTGGTCTTATGGCTGCCCTTGTCTGATACCCTGCTTACGATCTGTAGCGAGGAAAATAAGTGTAAGAAATGTTCAGCTTTTACCTGTAAGTGTCTCATACTGTGTGTCGCCCTGTGCAGAGCCTCTGGCTGCTTCTCTGATCATGGCCCTGGAAAGGGCAGGCACAGATATTGCAGCACTTCTGAACTGGAGCCAAAGTATGGTCTGCAGGAGAGAACAAACTCTGCCTCTCAGCTGAACAAGCATCTCTGCATTTCTGGACAACGCAGAGTGATTATCAAACGTGTTATGACGCCAAGTGTAACTCAAAATATAGCTTTACTCCACTATACAATAGTTTATGTAGTATGAATTACCGTGAATGGGATCAGTATAACAgtaagagaaacagaaaactaGCCTGAATTAGCTTTCTCCACCACAATAATACCAGAATGTCTGTTTCACCAACTTTGTAAAGCACTGAACAATATTCAGGTATTCTTTTTCACAACAGAACACTGTATTAGGTCTTGACCAGCAATATAGAGAGAAGGTACATTTCTTTTGTCCAGGCATTTTCAAACAATCAGTCAGACAGGAAATGGATTTTTGGAGGGAAAGAGGTAATATCATGTAATGTGAGAAAACCACTTGCATCACACTCTCCCATGGCATCCCTCGAGGTTGGATGCTTGGCCCGCTCCTATTTATCCTCTACACACTTACCCTCATTCACATCCAATTCCACTCCTACGCTGACAACTCCTAGCTCTACATTGTCACTAAAGCCTTTTCAAAAAAttgtatgaaataataataacaataataacaatgataataataataataataatgtggaaTTGAAActcagtttttttcagtttggtgAAAAGCAGAACTAATTGTACTTTCGGCTCAGTCACTTCATCAACCCAGTTAAAAAGTGTGGTGGTTTCCTGCATTAGAACAGACACCTGAGCCGTGGTAGACAGGATTCACTGAGCTCTGTACGTTTGCACGGGTGAGTAGCAATACTTATGTTCACCTCCGTGTTTCCTACCTGTTAATTTGGCATGTATATAGATTTCACTACAAACATGAAATGTTTAAGTGCTGTTTCTCCAGGAagtatgtatttaaatgtattttcattgttgCAAGCTAAGCTAGATGGATGTTTAGTTACAAATGCgtatcacacacacccaccacagaTAATATATGAATCATTATCattagtaaggctatcattttAAACATCTTGGCCATGTTCCGAGTAGAATACCAAGAAAGTATCATgtaacatacattttacatgtaatcggcactcattttgaaatgattttttacCTTTAAAATCAGTAGGTGTTGAAAAATTATccccaaataaaatgtttatttggacACCCAGAGAGCACACAAAGCCTTGCAAGGCTGGTTTATGCATTCTCAGTACATTCAACCATGATAGCCTGTcttgtgtgtgccctgtgcatCTAACTATATCTAACAAAGAAGtctgtgcatacatacacacaggtctGACATGGCTGCACCTTTGCTGTTGGTTGCCATCCTGCTCAGTGGGCCTGCCCTCACCTGCCAATGCACCAATGATCTTTTCCAGATTGAGAAACCGTAAGGTCATCCGCCACTCTATGTGGATTTCCACATTTGGCCTAGAACCTTTTGGCATTCAGTACAATGGGAACAGGTGGACTGACACAACAAAAGTTTCTTAGTAATGAGTATGATGAGTAATTGTGTATCAGTAGAAATGCTTGTGTATCTACtatttcatatactgtatgcacaatAATGGTCATATATCGCTGTGTTTGGTTTTGTATTAACAGCATAAAAGAACAATATGAAGACCAAACATTTCAGTATTAATAAATGGACCAGTATTGTGCTTTGGTAGCTCTGGTACAGTAGACATCACACTTGTAGATAAATGGCAATGTCCATTGGGGTGCAGATGGAGATGGGACAGTCATGGGAAATTATATGGAGCAATATCTGAGGTCAGAATTCCCCGTAAACAGAGCTATGCAAGGTCTAAGGCATCATTTATTCTCTATTTAAAACAATAGCACTAcgtttacagtaaataaaataaaaaacacatttatttcattgttggTTTAGCTGGTTACTATTATAGCATGGGGAACTCACAAACAATTCACTAGCAACATTTTTTGTGTATCCCAGCAATGTCAGATCTCATTTTATTATGCGTTATATAATCACAGCACCTGCTAAAACAAATTAAGACTTGAGTTTTTATGATGACAACATTTGTGATTCCTATCCGTTCAAAATAGCTTGCATACTGTACAGTGGGCCGCTGTTTCACACAGTGGAGTATTTCCTTTTAAGTGTGCGATAAAGCCATGATAAATCAGGTAGCTCTGCCCCTGAGCTGCTTGCTGCTTCAACAGTGATGAGCAGGAGAATTCTTGGTGCAAGAATGTATTTATAAGTTAGTTGAAACTGTGAGCATTCAACAGATGGCGTCAGTGGTCAGTCCTCATTTCTCTGAGCTACTTTCTGTTCCCTTCCTGCAGGTTCTGTGGCTGGGAATGCATAACGTTTGCCCTGATGTGGCCTGGAGCGTTCTGTGTGGTGAGTCAAATATTGCGCCAGCTGTTTTCAGTAAAGAGATAGAGAGCCAGAAACAAGCTGTTGTTTGACAAAGCATTTATCAGAGTAACCGATCTGTGTAGTCTGTGCACAGCTTATGTAACCAATACCCTAGGTGCACTAGGAAGAGTAATGCTGTTCTGTAGAGAACAAATTCTCTAAAGCTTAAACATCAAGATGAAGTATGACTTGTGCTACACCAAGAAAAAGTTTTGCTTTTCCCTAATATACGATGATGTGAAGAGGAAAGTACACCCTCTCTCAATTCCATGGTTTTACATATTAGGACAAAACGAACCCTTATCTAAACCTCCCAAAGTCCTAACAGTAAATAACCATAACCAGATAACCTGGCTGTCAAACAGGGGGATGTATATGCAGGTAATTACACGTCAAACGTAACCGTGATAGGGTGGATATTTAAGACGTTTTGGCACCGTTGGCATTCCGTGCAGTTTTCctgtttacacagcattttCTGCCATGTTAACAGGTCAAAAATAACTGCGATAAGACATTTTGGAATGGTTGGCATTCAATATAATTACTGAGTTGTCTTTGCACTAGTTGATTTGGGAGTTTGTAATTACCGGGTTCTTTGCATTAGTTGATCTGAGAGGTTGTAATTATTGACTTGTCTTTGCTTAAGTTTGAAACTGTTATTGCGTGTATCTTCACATTAATTTACAGAATTGTGAATCCgttctacagatttgtgaaaccccATTTATGGATGTGAAACcccatttacagatctgtgaaACCATTCTACATATTTGCGACTTCTGCTACAAAAATACCTCCACAGATGTATAATTAGCTGCATTGTTGACCAGGTTGGGAGGGATAAGAATAACCATGGCAAAATTGttgtaaaaaaagataattaccATAAGTAACCATAaagtatagcaaaaacaaaataaacaacaaaaaaaaactgctggttTGGCCCTCATTCAGAAACCTGTCAAGGccctttttctgtttattgaaaCACCCCTACTTTATTGGACCGGCCTTTCCAATGAACTCTGCCcttccaattaaaaaaatgtgtgccaaTTTTCAGGGCCTGAAGAAGTCACTGGAATGCAATATACCACAATACATCCAGAGCTGGACCATCCATGGACTGTGGTAAGCTACCACTGAACTGTACCTCAGAATTTCAGCTCCTTTTTCCCCAAAGTGCATCCTGGCTTGGGTGACTAAAATGTGGATTTGATAGTGGGGCACAATTGTAAGTTAAGACATCTGTTCCCATATCCCCGTCCTCTACGACCTGTCTTGTctgcttttcttcttctgaTGCTTTGTGCAGTGAATTAGGAGAAGGACAGGTGGGTAGTAGGGAACGAGGAACGGAGAAGATAAGGAAAAACTGTTGGGATGCTGGCTCTGCGTTGTTTTCCATAGTTCTTAATGTCCCAGTCCACATTACAGGCATAAAAAGTTATGTCTATCAATCTCCTGTCAGCCTGTCAGGACAAGTCTTGCTAGCTAGGGTGCCGATTTTTATTTACCTCTCATATAAGCAAATATGCagtttcatacatttaaaaaagagaaaaaaatgtacactttgTATGGACCGTTCCTTCCTGATATTATATACAATCTAGAAGTTACTTTTACTTATGTAaatatctgtatttttattattgtgaaatatttaacataCTCATTCAGTATACAatgaatatgtaaatgtttttcattgctttaaaataatttattttaattgatgtTACATCACAACTATAACAAAATACCTTTACATTATTGTAAATAGAatataaatgtttacaatttaaTAGAAGGTGCAGCATTGTATTTATCTCTTGACTAGACTACTCACTAGTTAATCAGTTCACAGGTACACTAAATTACCAAAAGTATcgggacaccccttggtctgggtccattttttatggtttgggctaggtcccttagttccagtaatGTAATGGCACTTTAGATGATTCCGTGCTTTGTGACAAAAGCTTGGGGAAGGAcctttcatgtttcagcatgacaatgcacctGGGCACACTGCAAGGTCCATATAGTTTTGTGGAGATCAaagtggaagaacttgactggcctgcagtgagccctgacctcaaccacatccaacacctttgggatcaattggaaagccaactgcgagccagaccTAATCGCTCAATCAGTacccaacctcactaatattCTTCTGGCctaatggaagcaaatcccggCAGCAATGCTCTAACATCTAGTATGAAGCCTTCACAGAAAAGTGGAGggtgttatagcagcaaagggtggaacaactccatattaatgcccataattttggacaagatgttggatgtcaggtgtccaaatgtagtgtatattccTATATGTCACTGTTTATAACACTCTTTGATCGAGGCCCATGTATCAAGGAACCTGCTGCAGATGCTGGCCGATTTTCCCATCAGACCTTGAGGTGAGAATCATATAAGAACAGTTATAACTAAAGATAATTCTAAAGAGAAATAACTTCTCCTTTGGTGAagattgtgtttgtgcatgtgtacagttTCAGTCAACAAAGCTGTAATGGCAGTAATTTTAAGGACGATAACATCAGTAGTCCTCCTTGATCCTCTAACAGGAACTTGAGCCTGAAATCTCTCATCTGTGGCCAACCCTGCTGAAGACCACA from Anguilla anguilla isolate fAngAng1 chromosome 12, fAngAng1.pri, whole genome shotgun sequence encodes the following:
- the LOC118210022 gene encoding cytochrome c oxidase subunit 7A2, mitochondrial, producing MRHLQNLQQLAVRAFSTTTRQMRNKVPEHQRLFQADNGLPVHVKGGTVDVLLYRFTMTITIAGTAYSLYSLLTACLPKHK